From Hippoglossus stenolepis isolate QCI-W04-F060 chromosome 6, HSTE1.2, whole genome shotgun sequence, a single genomic window includes:
- the LOC118110455 gene encoding tumor protein p53-inducible nuclear protein 2 isoform X3 — protein sequence MFQRLSNLLFGEVEEVAAELKGPNPCVTEADEEGWMLVNLPEGATAEASPMEDLLIEHPSMSVYVSPNNLSMVSNSNLSVVGEESLVSQASSMSRVTEPAAAPATRSTIPTRVSRGAAAQAGALAKVTQVARVQRGKARIERRHLGRNRIQRQNRTREQVPRHAAHARNTLLHQPSKRNVCH from the exons ATGTTTCAGCGTCTGAGCAACCTGTTGTttggggaggtggaggaggtcgCGGCTGAGCTGAAGGGACCCAACCCCTGCGTGACGGAGGCTGACGAGGAGGGATGGATGCTCGTCAATCTGCCTG AGGGAGCTACAGCAGAGGCCAGCCCGATGGAGGACCTTCTCATCGAGCACCCCAGCATGTCTGTGTACGTCTCGCCAAACAACTTATCCATGGTCTCCAACAGCAACCTGTCTGTGGTGGGAGAGGAAAGCCTCGTCAGCCAGGCGAGCAGCATGAG CAGAGTGACTGAACCAGCTGCTGCCCCCGCCACCCGCAGCACTATCCCCACCAGGGTGAGCCGTGGAGCAGCTGCCCAGGCCGGGGCCCTGGCCAAGGTCACCCAAGTGGCCAGGGTCCAGCGTGGCAAGGCTCGCATCGAGAGGCGCCATCTGGGACGCAACCGCATCCAACGCCAAAACCGCACCAGGGAGCAAGTCCCTCGCCACGCAGCGCACGCCAGAAACACCTTACTTCACCAGCCCAGCAAGCGTAACGTCTGCCACTAA
- the LOC118110455 gene encoding tumor protein p53-inducible nuclear protein 2 isoform X1, whose product MFQRLSNLLFGEVEEVAAELKGPNPCVTEADEEGWMLVNLPEGSDSMLQAEDETGAPLIAQSSPDSNLSHHQDTHARTEFPIPHPPHKRRRTHKGQARIAVATSDPLSCPSASPSDSGAITPVTLPRRARLSTPSSTPSMSPGSGSECGGSGGSSRAGSERGCMDESWFVTPPPCFTAEGATAEASPMEDLLIEHPSMSVYVSPNNLSMVSNSNLSVVGEESLVSQASSMSRVTEPAAAPATRSTIPTRVSRGAAAQAGALAKVTQVARVQRGKARIERRHLGRNRIQRQNRTREQVPRHAAHARNTLLHQPSKRNVCH is encoded by the exons ATGTTTCAGCGTCTGAGCAACCTGTTGTttggggaggtggaggaggtcgCGGCTGAGCTGAAGGGACCCAACCCCTGCGTGACGGAGGCTGACGAGGAGGGATGGATGCTCGTCAATCTGCCTG AAGGGTCTGACAGCATGCTGCAGGCAGAGGATGAGACGGGAGCTCCGCTGATTGCACAATCATCCCCCGACAGTAACCTATCACATCATCAAGACACACATGCAAGGACTGAATTCCCCATTCCCCACCCGCCTCACAAGCGCCGTAGGACACATAAAGGTCAGGCACGAATTGCAGTAGCAACATCAGACCCCCTGTCTTGCCCTAGCGCTAGCCCATCAGACTCGGGTGCCATTACACCCGTGACCCTGCCAAGGCGGGCCAGACTGTCCACGCCCTCCTCCACCCCGTCGATGTCCCCTGGCTCTGGGAGTGAGTGTGGGGGCAGTGGGGGTAGCAGTAGGGCAGGCTCAGAGAGAGGCTGCATGGATGAGAGCTGGTTTGTCACCCCTCCCCCCTGTTTCACTGCAGAGGGAGCTACAGCAGAGGCCAGCCCGATGGAGGACCTTCTCATCGAGCACCCCAGCATGTCTGTGTACGTCTCGCCAAACAACTTATCCATGGTCTCCAACAGCAACCTGTCTGTGGTGGGAGAGGAAAGCCTCGTCAGCCAGGCGAGCAGCATGAG CAGAGTGACTGAACCAGCTGCTGCCCCCGCCACCCGCAGCACTATCCCCACCAGGGTGAGCCGTGGAGCAGCTGCCCAGGCCGGGGCCCTGGCCAAGGTCACCCAAGTGGCCAGGGTCCAGCGTGGCAAGGCTCGCATCGAGAGGCGCCATCTGGGACGCAACCGCATCCAACGCCAAAACCGCACCAGGGAGCAAGTCCCTCGCCACGCAGCGCACGCCAGAAACACCTTACTTCACCAGCCCAGCAAGCGTAACGTCTGCCACTAA
- the LOC118110455 gene encoding tumor protein p53-inducible nuclear protein 2 isoform X2 — translation MFQRLSNLLFGEVEEVAAELKGPNPCVTEADEEGWMLVNLPEGSDSMLQAEDETGAPLIAQSSPDSNLSHHQDTHARTEFPIPHPPHKRRRTHKGQARIAVATSDPLSCPSASPSDSGAITPVTLPRRARLSTPSSTPSMSPGSGSECGGSGGSSRAGSERGCMDESWFVTPPPCFTAEGATAEASPMEDLLIEHPSMSVYVSPNNLSMVSNSNLSVVGEESLVSQASSMRVTEPAAAPATRSTIPTRVSRGAAAQAGALAKVTQVARVQRGKARIERRHLGRNRIQRQNRTREQVPRHAAHARNTLLHQPSKRNVCH, via the exons ATGTTTCAGCGTCTGAGCAACCTGTTGTttggggaggtggaggaggtcgCGGCTGAGCTGAAGGGACCCAACCCCTGCGTGACGGAGGCTGACGAGGAGGGATGGATGCTCGTCAATCTGCCTG AAGGGTCTGACAGCATGCTGCAGGCAGAGGATGAGACGGGAGCTCCGCTGATTGCACAATCATCCCCCGACAGTAACCTATCACATCATCAAGACACACATGCAAGGACTGAATTCCCCATTCCCCACCCGCCTCACAAGCGCCGTAGGACACATAAAGGTCAGGCACGAATTGCAGTAGCAACATCAGACCCCCTGTCTTGCCCTAGCGCTAGCCCATCAGACTCGGGTGCCATTACACCCGTGACCCTGCCAAGGCGGGCCAGACTGTCCACGCCCTCCTCCACCCCGTCGATGTCCCCTGGCTCTGGGAGTGAGTGTGGGGGCAGTGGGGGTAGCAGTAGGGCAGGCTCAGAGAGAGGCTGCATGGATGAGAGCTGGTTTGTCACCCCTCCCCCCTGTTTCACTGCAGAGGGAGCTACAGCAGAGGCCAGCCCGATGGAGGACCTTCTCATCGAGCACCCCAGCATGTCTGTGTACGTCTCGCCAAACAACTTATCCATGGTCTCCAACAGCAACCTGTCTGTGGTGGGAGAGGAAAGCCTCGTCAGCCAGGCGAGCAGCATGAG AGTGACTGAACCAGCTGCTGCCCCCGCCACCCGCAGCACTATCCCCACCAGGGTGAGCCGTGGAGCAGCTGCCCAGGCCGGGGCCCTGGCCAAGGTCACCCAAGTGGCCAGGGTCCAGCGTGGCAAGGCTCGCATCGAGAGGCGCCATCTGGGACGCAACCGCATCCAACGCCAAAACCGCACCAGGGAGCAAGTCCCTCGCCACGCAGCGCACGCCAGAAACACCTTACTTCACCAGCCCAGCAAGCGTAACGTCTGCCACTAA